A stretch of Chanodichthys erythropterus isolate Z2021 chromosome 20, ASM2448905v1, whole genome shotgun sequence DNA encodes these proteins:
- the pa2g4b gene encoding proliferation-associated protein 2G4b, with protein sequence MSGDDDQQEQTIADDLVVTKYKMGADIANQALKTLIDAAKPGVSVLSLCEKGDAFVTAETGKVFKKEKEIKKGIAFPTCVSVNNCVCHFSPLKSDPDYTLKDGDLVKIDLGVHVDGFISNIAHSFVVGASKDAPVTGRKADVIKAAHLCAEAALRLVKPGNQNTQVTEAWNKIAQSFKCMAIEGMLSHQLKQHVIDGEKTIIQNPTDQQKKDHEKAEFEVHEVYAVDVLISTGEGKARDSGQRTTVYKRDPSKQYGLKMKTSRVFFSEVERRFDAMPFTLRAFEDESKARLGVVECAKHELLQPFSVLHEKEGEYVAQFKFTVMLMANGPLRITNGPFEPELYKSEFEVQDPELKALLQSSASRKAQKKKKKKASKNVESATGQPVEAESEAAA encoded by the exons ATGTCAGGAGACGACGACCAGCAAGAGCAGACCATTGCTGATGACTTGGTGGTCACCAAGTACAAGATGGGGGCCGACATAGCAAACC AGGCTTTGAAGACCCTCATCGATGCAGCCAAGCCTGGTGTGTCTGTCCTCAGCCTGTGTGAGAAAGGAGATGCTTTCGTCACTGCTGAAACAGGCAAGGTCTTCAAGAAggagaaagaaataaagaaag GGATTGCCTTTCCCACATGTGTGTCTGTGAACAACTGTGTGTGCCACTTCTCACCACTAAAGAGCGATCCAGACTACACCCTTAAAGACGGTGACTTGGTTAAAAT tGACCTTGGAGTGCATGTGGATGGCTTCATCTCCAACATTGCTCACAGCTTTGTAGTTGGCGCATCCAAG GATGCTCCTGTAACAGGACGGAAAGCGGATGTGATTAAAGCTGCCCACTTGTGTGCAGAAGCTGCTCTTCGGCTGGTTAAGCCTGGGAATCAG AACACTCAGGTCACAGAGGCCTGGAACAAGATTGCCCAATCATTCAAGTGCATGGCCATAGAGG GCATGCTGTCTCATCAGTTAAAGCAGCATGTCATTGATGGAGAGAAGACCATCATTCAGAACCCCACCGACCAGCAAAA GAAGGACCATGAGAAGGCAGAATTTGAAGTGCATGAGGTGTACGCTGTGGACGTGCTCATCAGCACTGGAGAGGGAAAG GCTAGAGACTCCGGACAGAGGACCACTGTTTACAAGCGAGACCCCAGTAAGCAGTATGGCCTAAAGATGAAGACCTCCAGGGTGTTCTTCAGTGAGGTGGAGCGGAGATTTGATGCCATGCCATTTACTCTGAG GGCGTTTGAGGATGAGAGTAAAGCTCGGCTGGGCGTGGTTGAGTGTGCCAAGCACGAGCTGCTTCAGCCCTTCAGCGTCCTGCATGAGAAGGAAG GTGAATATGTAGCGCAGTTTAAATTCACAGTGATGCTAATGGCAAACGGCCCTCTGCGTATCACCAATGGGCCTTTTGAACCAGAGCTTTACAAGTCTGAATTTGAAGTACAAGACCCAGAGCTCAAG GCATTGTTGCAAAGCTCAGCCAGCCGCAAGgcacagaagaagaagaaaaagaag GCATCCAAAAATGTGGAGAGTGCTACAGGACAACCGGTGGAGGCTGAGAGCGAAGCTGCTGCATAG